Part of the Suricata suricatta isolate VVHF042 chromosome 8, meerkat_22Aug2017_6uvM2_HiC, whole genome shotgun sequence genome, NNNNACccacagtgtaagagggtgcccatctctccacaccctctccaacaactgtagtctcttgctttgttcattttagccactcatatcttttttatccattcatcagttgatgggcatttagtctcttcccataatttggcaattgttggaagtgctgctgtaaacattggggtacatgtgcccctatgaatcagcactcctctCTCTTTTGGGTAAactcctagtagtgctattgctgggtcatagtgtagttccatttttaattttttgaggaacctccacactgttttccagagcggctgcaccagtttgcattacaccaatagtgcaaaagtgttcccgtttctccacatccacgccagcatcttgtttcctgagttgttaattttagccactctgactggggtgaggtggtatctcattgtggttttgatttgtatttccctgatgatgagtagcattgagcatcttttaatgtgtcagttggccatgtgtatgtcttcttgggaaaagtgtctattcatgtcttctgctcatttattcactggagtatttgtttttcaggtgcagagtttggtaaattcttcatagattttggatactaaccctttatccgatgtcatttgcaaatatcttttcccattctgtcagttgccttttcgttttgttgattgtttcctttgcagtgcacaagtttttattttgatgaggtcccagttgttcatttttgcttttaattcccttgcctttggggacgtGTCAAGCGAGAAATTGCtgaagctgaggtcaaagaggttgttgtttgttttctcctctagggttttgatggtttcctgtctcatatttaggtctttcatccattctgagtttagttttgtgtatgccATAAGAattgaagactttattttttgacTAGAAATTAACAATCTGGTGTATTCACAGAATTAAGTTTATGCTGCCATGACTGTAAAGGTGGTTGGGCTCCTGAACTTTTTATAGTTGACCTGTGTGTAGGATGAGGAGGAGAACATCCTTTTCCACTTGCCCCTAAGGAATCAGTCTCTGGGCCAGGAATAGAGCCAGTCTGCAAAGATGTTTGTCGTGAGAGAAAGATTATcttattctgtttccttccttgggAGAGAGGCTTCTGAGCCAGAGACTCTCCTCACAGCCCACCAGTGAGCAAGGCCAGTTTTAAGgtctttcatatttattcagtgctacccttttttttttattcacttttttccttaACCTTGGGGCCAAACCATTGTCTTATTCACCATTGTAGCAAAAGCAATGGTGGAAGATCTCCCCTCCATGTTGACATCAGCTtttctttgtatcatttttacaggtttgaggtgatattttatttgctattattgTGGTTTTATGGtcagagacccaggaaagcctAAATCCTTCCCTGCCAAATCATTCCAACTCTTGAAGATTCCAAGGAAGCCCTATGCTCGCTCAAAGGACAATAGCAAACTTTGAGCTACAGTACCACTTTGTTGGTGTCTGAGTTACACTCAGTAACGTCCATCGTGGATTCGCTGGTCTAAAGTGAGCTGGAAAATAGTTTGGGCCTGCCGACTTCCCACTCTCACCCCAAATCTGAATTGAGGATTTGTATGCTCAGACATGGtgtggagagagagtggggtgatTCGGCCTCAAATGTAGACTCCAAGCAGACCGCAAATAGAAGAGGACTAACCAGGGGCCAGGCTAGAGGAAGGGGGCTTCATCCCTGGATGCTAACCCTCTGGGTACATTGCCCTTTATAAAATATGCACCAGTGAACTCCTTAGACTCTGATTAGCCAGATTGATAGCACTTTTTCCTTGAAAGGGGATGGGGAGATATAAAAGGTATTTGTTAAGACTAAATCATGGGGAGAAAGAATGTAAATGCTTTTTCCCAGTGTTTGCCGCCATTGTCATGGTCATTAGCATCTATTAGCAGCATACTTTTATTGAGTCATTATTTTAAACCAGCCCCTATAATAGAGTCTTCCGAGGATGAGTTTCTTAAGATGAATAGGAGCTTTTCTAAACTTAAAAGGACCTACCCATCCTGTTTGGAGTGGAATTGTGGGATATGAATCATGCAAAGCCAGGTATAAGGGTTGAATAGCATTACAATTATATGGTgttccagaagaaagaaaagtctctCAGCTGGGGTGACTTGAGATGGTTTCATGAAGGTATTTTATCTGAGCCTGAAGGACACCTGGAAATTTGATAGAAATGAGAAGTTGCTTCTACTAGAACAGCAAGGGTAAAGACTAAAAAAGCACAGTGTGTTTGGTAGAATGGTGAATTTCAGATGGACTGGAGTCAGATGGCTGGTGACTATAGGGCCAGGACTAGAAACAAGTGACTATGACTTTGTGTGTAATTTTCTATCAGATTCTAACATACCCCTTGCAACCTGCCTAAGTGTTCAGCTGAAATATCACTGCAGGCTTTCCTAATGCAAGTACCCAGAGGTATGGAACCCTACCCAGATGCATCCAAGGCCAAGAGTGGAACAGCTTTGATCATAATCAAGTCTTTCCCCAGAGCTAGATTAAACCCAGAATTGGGGATGGTGGTTGAGGAAGTGAGGGTGCAGCAGGAGAGTTTAGAAATTGGGATGCATGAGGGTTAAGGATTTGAGAAACTGGGGGTGCATGAGAGATCTCAGAGGGCATCCCTTTGGCACAGGCTATCTATCAGCACAGGCTACAGATTCCTTTTTCATGTTGACCTTTCCAGAAAGTCTGCAGATAAAGCTAATTTGCATCTGTTTATGTGGTTCTGTCTTTAAGGGAGAGTTTATGCCCCTCACCATGTCTGAGCAGTCTGAGCAGGGCCCAAGAAGGAACTTGCAAATTACTTATGGAGCAATGAGAGGATTTCCTGGCCATGGTGACCCAAGACAATGTGGTCTGTGTTCCTCTAGCCCTTTATATGTGGAGGCTGTTTCTAATTTATCCCCTTCCCCGCACAAAGGCCCTGAGAGGGGTCTTTGCTGTCACAGCCCACAGGATAAAGCCTTCATGCTGAACAGTTTTCTTAGAGCTCCCTTCATGTCCTTGTTCCTAAGGcagtagatgaaggggttcagcatgggtgtGACCACCATATACATCACTGAAGCCAGTGAATCCTTGTCAGCTGAATGGGAGGATGAGGGACTCAAGTAGACTCCCGTGATAGTCCCATAGAAGAGAGCGACTACAGCGAGGTGAGAGCCACATGTAGAAAAGGCCTTTTGTTTGCCCTGGGTAGATGGGACCTTGAGCACAGCAGACACAATGTGGGTGTAGGACACAAGAATGGCAAGGAAAGGAATGAGGACAATCAAGCCCCCCACCAGTAGAATCATGAGCTGGTCGAGCTGAGTGTTGGAACAGGATAGCTGGAGCAGGGGAATGAGATCACAAAAGAAGTAAGGGATGACATTGCTGGCACGGAACTCCAGCTGAGCCATGAGACCAGTGTGTAGCAGGGAGTGGAGGCTGGCGATGAGCCAGGAGCTCCCCAGCATCAGGGCACAGATTTGCAGACTCATCTTGGTGGAATAGTGCAGGGGGTGGCAGATGGCCATGTAACGGTCATAAGCCATTGCTGTCAGGAGAAAGTTGTCCATGTTGGCAAGCAAAATGCAGAAGTAGATCTGGGCTAGGCAGCCGCCATAGGAAATGGACTGAGTCTGCATCTGGATGTTTGCAAGCATCTTAGGGACTGTGGTGGAGATGAAGCAGAAATCCACAAGGGAAAGGTTgctaaggaagaagtacatgggcgtgtgGAGGCAGGAGTCTGAGCCAATGGCCAGAGTGATGAGCAAGTTCCCTGCTGCCCCAACCAGGTACATGACAAGGAAGAGCCCAAAGATCAGATCCTGCCTTTCAGGCTGGCTGGAGAGCCCTAGGAGGATGAACTCAGAAGCACTTGTGTGGTTTTCTCCCTCCATGGTTGGCTGGTCCTGCTGGAAGATCAGATCATGCATAGACTATATGGAACAGGGGGTGACATCCATGACTCCCTTTTTCCCTCATACAACTCCTCAGCTCACATCTGGCCAACTCACATCTCTGTTCATTTGGTACAAACTCCAAAGAAGGCTCTCGACTATCATAGGAAAAGCTTCAACCAGGGAGTCTTATGGCCCCAACAGACCCCAAAGTCAGGGTTTTAGTTATTTCACCCTGCAAAGCCCCATCTGCCATCCCTCCAAAGAGAATTCTTGTGACATATGGCCAGATACTCAGTGGTGCCAACAAACAAGGGATACTTAGGGTGTTTTGCCCTCCAAATTTCTGTCATACTCTTATTCTTTGATTTGAGCCACTAATGTTACATCACTATTAAATGAAGAagtataggagtgcctgggtggttcagtcggttaagtgtctggcatcagctcaagtcatgatcatgtagttcatggattcaagcctcacatcaggctctgtgctgacagctcagagcctggagcctgcttccgattctgtgtctccctctctctctgcccctcccccactcctgctgtgtatctctctcaaaaatattttttattttttatttatttttttaatttatttttttccataatattttgtcaaattgttttccatacaacacccagtgctcttcccctcaagtgccctccaccatcaccaccacctgtcttcctccctctcccctcccccccaaccctcagttcattctcagctttcaatagtctctcaagttcttcatccctctctctccccaactctctctcc contains:
- the LOC115298288 gene encoding olfactory receptor 1F12-like, with the translated sequence MEGENHTSASEFILLGLSSQPERQDLIFGLFLVMYLVGAAGNLLITLAIGSDSCLHTPMYFFLSNLSLVDFCFISTTVPKMLANIQMQTQSISYGGCLAQIYFCILLANMDNFLLTAMAYDRYMAICHPLHYSTKMSLQICALMLGSSWLIASLHSLLHTGLMAQLEFRASNVIPYFFCDLIPLLQLSCSNTQLDQLMILLVGGLIVLIPFLAILVSYTHIVSAVLKVPSTQGKQKAFSTCGSHLAVVALFYGTITGVYLSPSSSHSADKDSLASVMYMVVTPMLNPFIYCLRNKDMKGALRKLFSMKALSCGL